One Hevea brasiliensis isolate MT/VB/25A 57/8 chromosome 5, ASM3005281v1, whole genome shotgun sequence genomic region harbors:
- the LOC110641816 gene encoding pyrophosphate-energized vacuolar membrane proton pump, with the protein MGVLSEGLTHVLILVASLVGIGFALLQWFLVSKVRVSVESGNGYSDRLIGEEEEGVDNLDVSLKCAEIQNAISVGATSFLYTEYRYLCIFMGVFGAIIFLFLGSVQGFSTKSEPCTYSKGNLCKPALANAIFSTIAFLLGALTSVLSGFLGMKIATYANARTTLQARKGVGKAFITAFRSGAVMGFLLSANGLLVLYVSINLFKLYYGDDWEGLYESITGYGLGGSSMALFGRVGGGIYTKAADVGADLVGKVERNIPEDDPRNPAVIADNVGDNVGDIAGMGSDLFGSYAESSCAALFVASISQFGVVHDYTAMSYPLIISAMGIVVCLITTLFATDLFEIKNVSEIEPSLKRQLVISTILMTAGIAMVSFLALPSEFTLYDFGTDKLVKNWHLFFCVSIGLWAGLVIGFTTEYYTSNAYSPVQDVADSCRTGAATNVIFGLALGYKSVIIPIFSIAIAIYVSFSMAAMYGIAMAALGMLSTISTGLAIDAYGPISDNAGGIAEMAGMSHKIRERTDALDAAGNTTAAIGKGFAIGSAALVSLALFGAFVSRAGIKAVDVLTPKVFIGLIVGAMLPYWFSAMTMKSVGSAALKMVEEVRRQFNTIPGLMEGRAKPDYTNCVKISTDASLREMIPPGALVMLTPLIAGTFFGVETLAGVLAGSLVSGVQVAISASNTGGAWDNAKKYIEAGASEHAKSLGPKGSDPHKAAVIGDTIGDPLKDTSGPSLNILIKLMAVESLVFAPFFAAHGGLLFKLL; encoded by the exons ATGGGTGTGTTGAGTGAGGGTCTTACACACGTTTTGATACTTGTAGCTTCCCTGGTTGGTATTGGGTTTGCTTTGCTTCAATGGTTTTTGGTGTCAAAAGTGAGGGTCTCTGTTGAGTCTGGTAATGGTTATAGTGATAGATTGattggagaggaagaagaaggtgtCGATAATCTTGATGTTTCTCTCAAATGTGCTGAAATTCAGAATGCTATTTCTGTTG GGGCAACCTCATTCCTGTATACTGAGTACAGGTATCTCTGTATCTTCATGGGTGTTTTTGGTGCCATCATCTTTCTCTTTCTTGGTTCTGTTCAGGGCTTCAGCACCAAAAGTGAACCTTGCACATACAGCAAGGGGAATCTTTGTAAACCAGCTCTGGCCAATGCCATCTTTAGCACAATTGCTTTCTTGCTTGGTGCTCTCACTTCTGTCCTCTCAGGTTTTCTGGGCATGAAGATTGCAACCTATGCCAATGCTAGGACAACTCTACAAGCGAGGAAGGGTGTCGGAAAAGCCTTCATCACAGCTTTTCGGTCTGGGGCGGTGATGGGTTTCCTTCTTTCTGCCAATGGGCTTTTGGTGCTCTATGTATCCATCAATTTGTTCAAGCTCTACTATGGAGATGACTGGGAGGGACTTTATGAGTCCATTACTGGTTATGGTCTTGGAGGCTCCTCAATGGCACTCTTTGGAAGAGTTGGAGGGGGAATATACACAAAAGCAGCTGATGTTGGTGCTGACCTTGTTGGTAAAGTTGAAAGAAATATCCCTGAAGATGATCCAAGAAATCCAGCT GTTATTGCTGATAATGTGGGTGACAATGTCGGAGACATTGCTGGGATGGGTTCTGATCTATTTGGGTCTtatgctgaatcatcttgtgcagCACTTTTCGTTGCGTCAATTTCACAATTTGGTGTCGTCCATGACTACACAGCCATGTCTTATCCATTGATTATAAGTGCAATGGGAATAGTAGTTTGCCTGATAACTACACTTTTTGCAACTGATCTGTTTGAGATTAAGAATGTAAGTGAAATTGAACCATCATTGAAGAGACAACTTGTTATCTCAACCATTCTTATGACTGCTGGGATTGCCATGGTCAGCTTCTTAGCTTTACCATCAGAATTCACCCTCTATGATTTCGGGACTGACAAGCTTGTAAAGAACTG GCACCTTTTCTTTTGTGTCTCTATTGGCTTGTGGGCCGGACTTGTTATTGGATTTACAACCGAGTACTATACTAGCAATGCTTACAG TCCAGTGCAGGATGTAGCAGATTCTTGCAGGACTGGTGCTGCAACAAATGTGATATTTGGATTAGCTCTGGGATACAAATCTGTCATAATTCCTATATTTTCCATTGCAATTGCTATCTATGTTAGCTTTAGCATGGCTGCCATGTATGGTATTGCCATGGCTGCTTTAGGAATGCTTAGTACAATTTCTACTGGTCTAGCAATTGATGCTTATGGACCCATAAGTGACAATGCTGGAGGTATTGCTGAAATGGCTGGAATGAGTCACAAGATACGTGAAAGAACAGATGCTTTAGATGCTGCTGGAAATACCACTGCTGCAATTGGCAAG GGTTTTGCTATTGGATCAGCTGCTCTGGTTTCCCTTGCTTTATTTGGTGCCTTTGTCAGCAGAGCAGGCATCAAAGCTGTTGATGTTTTAACCCCAAAGGTCTTCATTGGCCTGATTGTCGGCGCCATGCTTCCATACTGGTTCTCTGCCATGACAATGAAAAGTGTGGGAAGTGCAGCTCTAAAAATGGTTGAAGAGGTCCGTCGACAATTCAATACTATTCCCGGACTTATGGAAGGTAGAGCTAAACCAGACTATACCAATTGTGTCAAAATTTCAACTGATGCCTCACTCAGGGAGATGATCCCACCTGGTGCTTTGGTTATGCTTACACCACTCATCGCTGGAACCTTCTTTGGAGTTGAAACTCTCGCTGGTGTTCTTGCTGGTTCACTTGTCTCTGGTGTCCAG GTGGCCATCTCAGCTTCCAACACTGGAGGGGCATGGGACAACGCCAAGAAATACATTGAG GCTGGTGCTTCTGAGCATGCTAAATCACTGGGCCCTAAGGGATCAGACCCTCACAAAGCTGCTGTCATTGGTGACACAATTGGTGACCCCCTCAAGGACACTTCTGGTCCTTCACTTAATATCTTGATCAAGCTTATGGCAGTGGAGTCATTGGTGTTTGCTCCATTCTTTGCTGCTCATGGTGGCCTGCTGTTCAAATTGCTCTGA